One Acidobacteriota bacterium genomic window carries:
- a CDS encoding TraR/DksA family transcriptional regulator, which produces MPLHKDSARTMDKKKIEQYKKRLEERQQELRRIVSRNVQDGRDADLESAQDIADKAANSYTKEFLFSQSNNERQLLAQVEEALARIREGTFGECANCGKEMNPKRLEAVPWAKYCIECQEKMENGQLEPAS; this is translated from the coding sequence ATGCCATTGCATAAAGACTCGGCAAGGACGATGGACAAGAAGAAGATCGAGCAATACAAGAAGCGCCTGGAAGAGCGCCAGCAGGAACTGCGGCGCATCGTCTCGCGTAACGTGCAAGACGGGCGCGACGCCGACCTCGAATCCGCGCAGGACATCGCCGACAAGGCGGCGAACTCCTACACCAAGGAGTTCCTCTTCAGCCAATCCAACAACGAGCGCCAGTTGCTGGCGCAAGTAGAAGAGGCGCTCGCGCGCATCCGCGAAGGCACGTTTGGCGAGTGCGCGAATTGCGGCAAGGAGATGAATCCGAAGCGGCTGGAAGCGGTGCCGTGGGCGAAGTACTGCATCGAGTGCCAGGAGAAGATGGAGAACGGCCAGCTCGAGCCTGCGTCCTGA